The genomic region ACCCTGAAAAAGTTTTTGACGCATCACGCCCGGATCGCGGCCAAGTCCGACACCGGAGTTTGCGCCAAACACCAGAGGAAGCTGGCCACGGCCATAAAGCGGGCCAGGGTAATGGGTTTGCTGCCCTTCGTCTCCGCTTAGTTCGTCTAATCAAACTGACCCCCAAACAAACCTGCCAGGTTGAAGAAGCTAAAACCTGGCAGGTCTGTTTTGGTTTAACTGATTTTTACTCTCCGT from Candidatus Paceibacter sp. harbors:
- a CDS encoding 30S ribosomal protein S18 → MKQCYFCTNNINSVDYKKTETLKKFLTHHARIAAKSDTGVCAKHQRKLATAIKRARVMGLLPFVSA